In a single window of the Burkholderia pyrrocinia genome:
- a CDS encoding ATP-binding protein, producing MIQIGTLSVDFEQRDIRCHGASLRIGARALDILEVLHRANGSVVSKDDIMDAVWPGLIVEENRLQVHVATLRKALGANRDLIKTVPGRGYLLIANPAAAHAAAPRATALPPDAVAAARPVPLVGRQAEIEQIVDMIERAPVVTLVGAGGIGKTSLADRVAHELRSRSGERVLFVALASAATRDDVLLAIAAELGLDTDGLPDLDRIGDAFAASPGLIVLDNAEHVVDLVADLVDTLTSRAASLRVLVTSREPLHISVEAVFRVSPLAVPDGGASVDEIVRHSAVELFLARIRAATPDCAVDPAGIRLIGDICRRLDGLPLAIELAAARVATLGLEVVASRLDDRLNLLTGGLRSALPRHQTLRATFDWSYVLLDAAARSLFRRMACFIGPFTFDAAREVAMEPGMSAAEMIAVLGELVAKSLVTVEFDGAQARYRLTESTRAYALEKLHNEGEFDAIAERHACYEREQGEARMQTQAQAADLASLRLAAGAPTPREPVAAEPQALETDALALALLEPAHMRECSIPARRALDAIEAEGAGGVDAAREMRLRAAYAAALLHTDGDTHTAAAMWDRTLGLAGRIGDEAFDARALVGLWNTMLTRSDIHESLRYATRFERAAERRGDRSQRLLANAMVATSLHYFGEHAQARERLEAATAELAEVGEPSCAEAALGIDVATLGRTMLTRLVWMQGDPEYAMRLAAQAVECARRAGSGLALCVVLGAAAVPIALRYGDHDVISDYLGTLRSTAEANGFDIWLSHAECLAGQFDMQAGHPGAGLARLEPALRRIETSGFRRVLAPLTVAYAEGLTRTGRAAEACTKLDATLARCRAHGEHLFVPELLRARGLAMLEQGRTADADLAIACEADGHRHLLMGIHTANGQGAAMWALRGTLDLADHLIERGRTAQASSLVASLSGHFDPQSRAFDVRRLARVQNFVRPETTPSTSRTRMRHETADAMQQVA from the coding sequence ATGATCCAGATCGGGACGTTGTCGGTGGATTTCGAGCAGCGAGACATTCGCTGCCATGGCGCGTCGCTGCGTATTGGCGCACGCGCGCTTGACATACTGGAAGTACTGCACCGCGCCAACGGTTCCGTCGTGTCGAAGGACGACATCATGGATGCCGTCTGGCCGGGCCTGATCGTCGAGGAGAACCGGCTGCAGGTCCATGTCGCGACGTTGCGCAAGGCGCTGGGTGCGAACCGCGACCTGATCAAGACGGTGCCGGGCCGCGGCTACCTGCTGATCGCGAATCCTGCCGCCGCACACGCGGCGGCACCGCGCGCGACCGCATTGCCGCCCGACGCCGTCGCGGCTGCCCGTCCGGTTCCGCTGGTCGGACGTCAGGCCGAGATCGAGCAGATCGTCGACATGATCGAACGCGCGCCGGTCGTCACGCTGGTCGGTGCGGGCGGCATCGGCAAGACGAGCCTGGCCGACCGGGTCGCGCACGAGCTGCGCAGCCGGTCCGGCGAGCGCGTCCTGTTCGTGGCGCTGGCGAGTGCCGCGACGCGCGACGACGTGCTGCTCGCGATTGCCGCGGAACTTGGGCTCGACACGGATGGCTTGCCGGACCTCGACCGGATCGGCGATGCGTTCGCCGCGTCGCCGGGCCTGATCGTGCTCGACAACGCGGAGCACGTCGTCGATCTGGTTGCCGACCTCGTCGATACGCTGACGTCGCGCGCCGCATCGCTGCGCGTGCTCGTGACGAGTCGCGAGCCGCTTCATATCTCGGTAGAAGCCGTGTTTCGCGTGAGTCCGCTGGCGGTGCCGGACGGCGGTGCATCCGTCGACGAGATCGTGCGCCATTCGGCCGTCGAGCTGTTCCTGGCGCGGATCCGCGCCGCCACGCCCGACTGCGCGGTCGATCCGGCCGGCATCCGGCTGATCGGCGACATCTGCCGGCGTCTCGACGGGCTGCCGCTGGCGATCGAACTGGCCGCCGCGCGCGTCGCGACGCTCGGGCTCGAGGTCGTCGCGTCGCGTCTCGACGACCGGCTGAACCTGCTGACGGGCGGGCTTCGCTCGGCGCTGCCGCGCCACCAGACGTTGCGGGCGACGTTCGACTGGAGCTACGTGCTGCTGGATGCGGCCGCGCGGTCGCTGTTTCGTCGGATGGCGTGCTTCATCGGCCCGTTTACGTTCGATGCCGCCCGCGAGGTCGCGATGGAGCCCGGCATGTCGGCCGCCGAGATGATCGCGGTGCTCGGCGAACTGGTCGCGAAATCGCTGGTGACCGTCGAGTTCGACGGCGCGCAGGCGCGCTACCGGTTGACGGAATCGACGCGCGCGTACGCGCTCGAGAAGCTGCATAACGAGGGCGAATTCGACGCCATCGCCGAGCGTCATGCGTGCTACGAACGTGAGCAGGGGGAAGCGCGGATGCAGACGCAGGCACAAGCCGCGGATCTCGCGAGCCTGCGTCTCGCCGCGGGTGCACCGACGCCCCGCGAGCCCGTGGCGGCCGAGCCGCAGGCGCTGGAAACGGACGCGCTGGCGCTCGCGTTGCTGGAGCCGGCGCACATGCGCGAATGTTCGATACCGGCGAGACGGGCGCTCGACGCAATCGAGGCCGAAGGGGCAGGAGGCGTCGACGCGGCGCGCGAGATGCGCTTGCGCGCGGCCTATGCGGCGGCGCTGCTGCATACCGATGGCGATACGCACACGGCCGCCGCGATGTGGGACAGGACGCTCGGTCTCGCGGGCCGGATCGGCGACGAGGCGTTCGACGCGCGCGCGCTGGTCGGGCTGTGGAACACGATGCTGACGCGCTCCGACATCCACGAATCGTTGCGCTACGCGACGCGCTTCGAGCGCGCCGCCGAGCGGCGGGGCGACCGGTCGCAGCGGCTGCTGGCGAACGCGATGGTCGCGACCTCGCTGCATTACTTCGGCGAGCATGCGCAGGCGCGCGAGCGGCTGGAGGCGGCGACGGCCGAGCTGGCCGAGGTCGGCGAGCCGTCGTGCGCGGAGGCGGCGCTGGGGATCGACGTCGCGACGCTCGGCCGGACGATGCTGACGCGGCTCGTGTGGATGCAGGGCGATCCGGAATATGCGATGCGACTGGCGGCGCAGGCGGTCGAATGTGCGCGCCGCGCCGGGTCGGGGCTGGCGTTATGCGTCGTGCTCGGCGCCGCGGCCGTACCGATTGCATTGCGCTATGGCGACCACGACGTGATTTCCGACTATCTCGGCACGCTGCGATCGACCGCCGAGGCGAACGGGTTCGACATCTGGCTCAGCCACGCGGAATGTCTGGCCGGGCAGTTCGACATGCAGGCCGGGCACCCCGGTGCCGGGCTCGCGCGGCTCGAGCCCGCGCTGCGGCGCATCGAAACGAGCGGATTCAGGCGCGTGCTCGCGCCGCTGACCGTCGCGTACGCGGAAGGACTGACGCGCACGGGCCGCGCGGCCGAGGCCTGCACGAAGCTCGACGCGACGCTCGCGCGCTGCCGCGCGCACGGCGAGCATCTGTTCGTGCCCGAACTGTTGCGCGCCCGGGGGCTCGCGATGCTCGAGCAGGGCCGCACCGCCGATGCGGACCTCGCGATCGCCTGCGAAGCCGACGGGCACCGTCATCTGCTGATGGGGATCCATACCGCGAACGGGCAAGGGGCCGCGATGTGGGCGCTGCGCGGCACGCTCGATCTCGCCGATCACCTGATCGAGCGTGGGCGGACCGCGCAGGCTTCGTCGCTGGTGGCGAGTCTGTCGGGGCATTTCGATCCGCAATCGCGTGCGTTCGACGTTCGCCGGCTGGCACGCGTGCAGAACTTCGTGCGCCCGGAGACGACACCGTCGACGTCCCGTACGCGCATGCGGCACGAGACGGCGGATGCAATGCAGCAGGTGGCGTAG